The following DNA comes from Candidatus Kaelpia aquatica.
CCTAATTTTTTAGAAAGGTTTTGGGCAAAATATAAAGGCGTCGGTCTTCCGGCATAATCTTTAAGATGGAGATCGAGCACACTCTTAAACTTCTTAGTCTTTTTAATTCTCCTGTAACTTTTCTCCAGCTCATCTAAAGCTGCTATTAAAGTCTCAGGGACAAATTTTCCTCCAAAATCCAAAAAGTATCCTCTTTTATCTGGTAGCATCTCTCACCTTCCTATCTGTTTGCGAAATAAAGCTCGTATCTCACCAAAAACACTCTTATATTCAAGGCTCTTATAGTCAGGATATGTCCAAACAAGATCCTGATACTCTCCGCCCTTAAGATATAGAGTAACCTCTCCATATATACCTCTACCCAAATAAAGTCTCTGAAGGCTATCTTTAGTAGAGACTAGAACCACTTTCCCTTCGTTAATATAACCGGGATCCAGATTGATATCCCTACTGTTATTATTTATAAATCTTTTTTCTAGCCTGTTTGTGTAGAGTTTAATCTCTCTTAGTCTAGATGGTGGAACCAACTGCTTAAAACTTATAAACTTTCGCAGCAAATTATCTCCCATCTCATCTCTGTAATAGTCAGTAACATTAAATTCCAGCACTCTGCTGTTATAATCTATTGCACCAAACTTTTTAGCTAAAAGTTCTTCTGCTGTTTCAAGCAAAGCTATCTTATTTGCAAGCATGGCTACTATTAATTTTACAGGTTGGACCTTCCTTACAAGCCCCATTCTTCTTCCCATATTGAAGCTATAAATCTTCCCATCAACTCTTGGTCTTTAACTCCGGGCGACTGCTCAATACCAGAGGAGACATCTACTGCGTAAGGATTCACTCCTCTTAGGGCATCTTTTATATTATCGGGATTAAGCCCGCCTGATAAGACAATAGGTACTCCAAAGCTTCTTGCATCTTTGGCTATCTCCCAATTAAAACTTTCGCCTGTTCCTCCAGCAGCTTTCTCACTAAAAGTGTCAAGCAGTATTGCATCTACAGCATTTTTATATTTCGGGATCTCTTTTAAAACAGCTCTGTTTTTTACTTTTAATGTCTTTATCACCCTGTATTTATCTTTAACTTGAGAACAGAAGAGGCTATCTTCTTCACCGTGCAGCTGAATGATGTCCAGCTTGCATTTAGCAGCTGTACTCTCTAACTCAGATATTTCCGGATT
Coding sequences within:
- a CDS encoding DUF4416 family protein, yielding MGRRMGLVRKVQPVKLIVAMLANKIALLETAEELLAKKFGAIDYNSRVLEFNVTDYYRDEMGDNLLRKFISFKQLVPPSRLREIKLYTNRLEKRFINNNSRDINLDPGYINEGKVVLVSTKDSLQRLYLGRGIYGEVTLYLKGGEYQDLVWTYPDYKSLEYKSVFGEIRALFRKQIGR
- a CDS encoding phosphoribosylanthranilate isomerase, coding for MVRVKFCGIRRGSDALAASRLGIHALGFIFVKDTPRYISPDKAAEITNILSPFIMKVGVFMNPEISELESTAAKCKLDIIQLHGEEDSLFCSQVKDKYRVIKTLKVKNRAVLKEIPKYKNAVDAILLDTFSEKAAGGTGESFNWEIAKDARSFGVPIVLSGGLNPDNIKDALRGVNPYAVDVSSGIEQSPGVKDQELMGRFIASIWEEEWGL